One genomic region from Microcystis panniformis FACHB-1757 encodes:
- a CDS encoding MoaD/ThiS family protein yields the protein MAVKVLIPTPLQKFTENKATIECSASSVGGLIESLEASFPGIKARLCDEEGAPRRFLNFYVNSEDIRFLDGTQTPLKDGDEVSIVPAVAGG from the coding sequence ATGGCTGTAAAAGTTCTCATTCCTACTCCCCTGCAAAAATTTACAGAAAATAAGGCTACCATCGAGTGTAGTGCTAGTAGTGTCGGTGGTTTAATCGAATCCTTAGAAGCAAGTTTCCCTGGTATTAAGGCCCGCTTATGCGATGAAGAGGGCGCACCCCGACGCTTTTTAAATTTCTACGTCAACAGTGAAGATATTCGCTTCCTCGATGGGACACAAACCCCCTTAAAAGATGGCGATGAAGTCAGTATCGTTCCGGCTGTGGCTGGAGGTTAA
- a CDS encoding DUF6816 family protein: protein MQRIILFLLVLILGCSNHLELSIAGNLSDRLTNYPRWMTKPVVSFASGDLVYPDWMVGSWTVTSTLIDLTAPLAPQIITPGFESNRRYLEKSIEFPVRFIEKAISRPINAAFLSTIISKPSIVADRSFNGLAISRAYLGSQSVLSVKTDPNNPNRQITFLRGAHQLISTVIARNSETPSGNQFIATEISQQIFRGETNTYLNEVETTTAYELLSPNKILGDQVTAIYLSPQSPDYFQAPNRPVALYRYRLELLKD, encoded by the coding sequence ATGCAAAGGATAATTTTGTTCTTGTTAGTATTGATTCTAGGCTGTAGTAACCATTTAGAATTATCTATAGCAGGAAATTTAAGCGATCGCTTAACTAATTATCCTCGCTGGATGACTAAACCAGTGGTTAGTTTTGCCAGTGGAGATTTAGTTTATCCCGATTGGATGGTAGGCAGTTGGACTGTCACCAGTACCCTAATCGATTTAACCGCTCCTCTTGCTCCCCAGATTATCACACCTGGTTTTGAAAGTAATCGTCGTTACCTAGAAAAATCGATCGAGTTTCCGGTGAGATTCATCGAGAAAGCTATTTCCAGACCGATAAATGCTGCCTTTTTATCCACTATTATCAGTAAACCATCAATTGTGGCCGATCGATCCTTTAATGGTTTAGCAATTAGTCGCGCCTATTTGGGTAGTCAATCGGTATTATCGGTAAAAACTGACCCTAATAATCCCAATCGTCAGATTACCTTTTTACGGGGCGCTCATCAACTAATTTCCACGGTAATTGCCAGAAATAGCGAAACTCCTAGCGGCAATCAATTTATTGCCACAGAAATCAGTCAACAAATTTTCCGGGGAGAAACCAATACTTATCTTAATGAGGTGGAAACCACCACCGCTTATGAGTTATTATCTCCTAATAAAATTCTAGGCGATCAGGTGACAGCCATTTATCTTTCCCCCCAATCCCCTGATTATTTCCAAGCGCCGAATCGTCCTGTAGCTTTGTATCGTTATCGCCTAGAATTGCTGAAAGATTAA
- the rsmD gene encoding 16S rRNA (guanine(966)-N(2))-methyltransferase RsmD, which yields MRIYGNRPIKTLAGQLTRPTTARVREALFNIWQQKLSGCRWLDLCAGNGSMGAEALCRGASLVIGIEQSGRAGEIIKENWRNLATSHQQFQVIRGDVLTKLATLAGKSFDLIYFDPPYESGLYLPVLTAISQSNLLDSLGEIAVEHNPKSWPAINLEGLTICRQKRYGNTTLTFYQKADV from the coding sequence ATGAGAATTTACGGCAATCGTCCCATAAAAACCCTAGCAGGACAATTAACCCGTCCGACTACAGCAAGGGTGCGAGAAGCTTTATTTAATATCTGGCAACAGAAATTATCTGGCTGTCGTTGGTTGGATCTTTGTGCGGGTAATGGTTCGATGGGTGCGGAAGCTTTATGTCGAGGTGCGAGTCTAGTAATTGGAATTGAACAATCAGGACGCGCTGGCGAAATTATTAAGGAAAATTGGCGCAATTTAGCAACTTCTCACCAGCAATTTCAAGTAATTCGGGGGGATGTACTGACAAAGTTAGCCACTTTAGCGGGGAAAAGTTTTGATTTAATTTATTTTGATCCTCCCTACGAAAGCGGGTTATATTTACCGGTATTAACTGCCATCTCTCAATCTAATTTATTAGATTCTCTGGGGGAAATTGCCGTGGAACATAATCCCAAATCTTGGCCAGCAATTAATCTAGAAGGTTTAACCATTTGTCGTCAAAAACGCTACGGCAATACTACCTTAACTTTTTATCAAAAAGCAGATGTCTAA
- a CDS encoding nucleotidyltransferase family protein, giving the protein MKRYQLLQEKRENIIKIARKHGAFNILIFGSVARGEDSNDSDIDFLVEMEQGRNLLDRIGLIQDLEDYLGCKVDVATINSLRDCFRERIMKEVIPL; this is encoded by the coding sequence ATGAAACGCTATCAACTTCTTCAAGAAAAACGAGAGAATATTATAAAAATTGCCCGAAAACATGGAGCATTTAATATTCTAATATTTGGATCAGTTGCCAGAGGAGAAGACAGCAATGACAGTGATATTGACTTTTTAGTAGAAATGGAACAAGGGCGCAACTTATTAGATAGAATTGGTTTAATTCAAGACTTAGAAGATTATTTAGGCTGTAAGGTTGATGTGGCTACTATTAACAGTTTACGAGATTGTTTTCGGGAAAGAATCATGAAAGAGGTGATTCCTTTATGA
- the thrC gene encoding threonine synthase, whose amino-acid sequence MTLATNIKTSKFIPTFTRLVSKEGGTSYPLKALNICEETFAPLEVDYDYDLIRRTVTRESIQAGPNSIWRYRSFLPVESENPIDVGTGMTPLVKSHRLARRLGLKNLYIKNDAVNMPTLSFKDRVVSVALTRAKELGFTTVSCASTGNLANSTAAIAAHAGLDCCVFIPSDLEAGKILGTLIYNPTVMAVKGNYDQVNRLCSEVGNTYGWGFVNINLRPYYSEGSKTLGFEVAEQLGWKLPDHIVAPLASGSLFTKIYKGFQEFVKVGLVADKAVRFSGAQAEGCSPIAQAFKEGRDFVAPVKPNTIAKSIAIGNPADGVYALDIARKTGGNIESVTDAEIIEGIKLLAETEGIFTETAGGTTIAVLKKLVEAGKIDPEETTVVYITGNGLKTQEAVQGYIGEPLLIEPKLESFERALERSRTLERLEWQQVLV is encoded by the coding sequence ATGACCCTAGCGACAAACATCAAAACCTCAAAATTCATCCCCACCTTTACCCGCTTGGTTTCTAAGGAAGGAGGGACTTCTTACCCTCTGAAAGCGCTGAATATCTGCGAAGAAACCTTTGCCCCCCTAGAAGTGGACTACGATTACGACCTCATCCGTCGCACCGTTACCAGAGAAAGCATTCAAGCAGGTCCCAATTCCATCTGGCGCTATCGTTCCTTTTTGCCGGTGGAAAGTGAAAATCCCATCGATGTGGGTACGGGTATGACTCCCCTAGTTAAATCCCACCGTTTAGCCCGGCGCTTGGGTCTAAAAAATCTCTACATTAAAAATGATGCCGTCAATATGCCCACTCTCAGCTTCAAAGATAGAGTGGTATCCGTCGCCCTTACCCGGGCCAAAGAATTAGGTTTTACCACCGTTTCCTGTGCTAGTACGGGAAATCTGGCCAATTCCACCGCCGCTATTGCCGCTCACGCCGGTTTAGACTGTTGTGTTTTCATTCCCTCCGACTTAGAAGCGGGTAAAATTCTTGGCACCCTAATCTATAATCCCACGGTAATGGCAGTCAAAGGCAACTACGATCAGGTCAACCGTCTCTGTTCAGAAGTGGGCAATACCTACGGTTGGGGTTTTGTCAACATCAATCTGCGTCCCTACTATTCCGAAGGTTCCAAAACTTTAGGCTTTGAAGTGGCTGAACAATTAGGCTGGAAACTCCCCGACCATATTGTCGCACCTTTAGCCAGTGGTTCCCTCTTTACCAAGATTTATAAAGGCTTCCAAGAATTCGTCAAAGTCGGTTTGGTGGCAGATAAAGCAGTGCGTTTTAGTGGCGCTCAAGCGGAGGGTTGTTCCCCCATCGCCCAAGCTTTCAAGGAAGGACGGGATTTTGTCGCCCCAGTTAAACCTAATACTATCGCCAAATCGATCGCTATTGGTAATCCCGCCGATGGTGTTTATGCCCTTGATATTGCGCGTAAAACTGGCGGTAATATTGAATCCGTCACCGATGCCGAAATTATCGAAGGTATTAAACTTTTGGCAGAAACGGAAGGCATTTTCACAGAAACTGCGGGCGGTACGACTATCGCTGTCTTGAAAAAATTAGTAGAAGCGGGTAAAATCGACCCCGAAGAAACCACGGTCGTTTATATCACCGGTAATGGTCTAAAAACCCAAGAAGCGGTACAGGGTTATATCGGTGAACCCCTGTTAATCGAACCGAAATTAGAAAGTTTTGAACGGGCCCTAGAACGTTCCCGCACCCTCGAACGCCTCGAATGGCAACAGGTTCTCGTCTAG